A region of Nostoc sp. 'Peltigera membranacea cyanobiont' N6 DNA encodes the following proteins:
- a CDS encoding helix-turn-helix domain-containing protein: MTRTFNPESYGKLLAEYQPKIITTEEENEQAIALAQNLEHRPNRTPEEEMLLELLVTLIEKFEETHYPIPQGTPHSMLMHLMDARDITTEALAEVIGSLEVALQIVNGDRTISKTQAEVLADYFHVDVSLFT; this comes from the coding sequence ATGACCCGTACTTTTAATCCGGAATCTTACGGTAAATTGCTAGCCGAGTATCAGCCAAAAATAATTACTACCGAAGAAGAAAACGAACAAGCGATCGCACTCGCCCAAAACTTAGAGCATCGTCCCAATCGTACACCAGAAGAAGAGATGCTGTTGGAACTGTTGGTGACATTAATTGAGAAGTTTGAAGAAACTCATTACCCAATTCCTCAAGGTACGCCCCATTCGATGTTAATGCATCTAATGGACGCACGCGATATTACGACCGAAGCATTAGCCGAGGTAATTGGTTCATTGGAAGTTGCCTTGCAAATTGTCAATGGCGATCGCACCATTAGTAAAACTCAAGCAGAAGTGCTTGCAGACTATTTTCATGTAGATGTCAGTTTA
- a CDS encoding type II toxin-antitoxin system HigB family toxin, protein MHVISRRILREFCEAHADYCDALYDWYRVATKAEWKNLVEVQAIYPKAEAVGNFTVFNIKGNNYRLIVDIVYEAQRIYIKYVLTHAEYDKDKWKNDPYF, encoded by the coding sequence ATGCACGTTATTAGTCGCAGGATTCTGCGGGAGTTTTGTGAAGCACACGCAGATTACTGCGATGCACTTTATGATTGGTATAGGGTGGCAACTAAAGCTGAATGGAAAAATCTGGTTGAAGTTCAGGCTATTTATCCAAAAGCAGAAGCTGTCGGTAACTTCACTGTATTTAATATCAAAGGAAACAACTACCGCTTAATCGTTGATATTGTTTACGAAGCTCAAAGAATCTATATTAAATATGTCCTAACTCACGCCGAATATGATAAGGATAAATGGAAAAATGACCCGTACTTTTAA